The following coding sequences are from one Desulfosporosinus orientis DSM 765 window:
- the cas1c gene encoding type I-C CRISPR-associated endonuclease Cas1c: MRKLLNTLYVTSPNTYLSLDGENIVILKDDAEALRVPLHNLEGIIAFGYTGASPALMGACVKHNIALSFMKSSGKFLGRVVGEVRGNVTLRKAQYRLSDDGGESHRIAKSFILGKIYNSRWVVERATRDHGARLDVEKLKGVCQTLANALKQVENSKDLEQLRGVEGEAASQYFRVLDDLILRQKEDFHFKVRNKRPPLDNVNAMLSFAYTLLAHDAAAALETVGLDPYVGFLHRDRPGRISLALDLMEELRAVYADRFVLSLINRREVGPDGFTRMENGAVIMDDDTRRNFLKAWQSRKQEEIKHPFLQEKMEWGLVPYAQAMLLARFIRGDLDGYPAFMWK; the protein is encoded by the coding sequence ATGAGAAAATTATTGAATACCCTCTATGTGACCTCCCCTAATACTTATCTATCCCTTGATGGAGAAAATATTGTGATTTTGAAGGATGATGCGGAGGCCTTAAGAGTTCCTCTGCATAATCTGGAGGGCATTATCGCATTTGGCTATACCGGGGCCAGCCCGGCCTTGATGGGGGCCTGTGTCAAACACAATATTGCCTTGAGCTTTATGAAATCCAGCGGGAAATTTCTGGGCAGGGTAGTGGGGGAAGTCAGAGGGAATGTCACCTTAAGAAAAGCCCAGTACAGGCTTTCCGACGATGGAGGGGAAAGCCACAGAATCGCCAAGAGCTTTATTTTGGGGAAAATATATAACTCCCGCTGGGTAGTGGAGCGGGCTACCCGGGACCACGGGGCAAGGCTGGATGTAGAGAAGCTAAAAGGAGTTTGCCAAACCTTGGCTAATGCTCTGAAACAGGTTGAGAACAGCAAGGATTTGGAACAGCTGCGGGGCGTGGAAGGGGAAGCGGCATCTCAATACTTCAGAGTGCTGGATGATTTGATTCTCCGGCAGAAGGAGGATTTTCATTTTAAGGTCCGAAATAAACGTCCTCCTTTGGACAATGTTAATGCCATGCTCTCTTTTGCCTATACCCTATTGGCTCACGATGCTGCTGCTGCCCTGGAAACGGTGGGACTGGACCCCTATGTAGGATTTTTGCACCGGGATAGACCGGGGAGGATCTCACTGGCTCTGGATTTGATGGAAGAGCTGCGGGCCGTCTACGCAGACCGGTTTGTTCTTTCTCTAATCAACAGGCGGGAAGTCGGTCCCGATGGATTTACCAGGATGGAAAATGGAGCGGTCATCATGGATGACGATACGAGAAGAAATTTCCTCAAGGCGTGGCAAAGCAGGAAACAGGAGGAGATAAAGCATCCTTTTCTGCAGGAGAAAATGGAGTGGGGACTTGTGCCTTATGCTCAGGCCATGTTGTTGGCCCGGTTTATCCGGGGAGATCTGGACGGATATCCGGCCTTTATGTGGAAGTAG
- a CDS encoding DUF2922 domain-containing protein gives MANTQQKTLRLTFATTHGSTFTLTLPAPRADLTAAEAEAAMELIIAKNMFVTTGGELIGKKDIKITDSTTTDLYDPPQY, from the coding sequence ATGGCAAATACGCAGCAGAAGACCCTTCGGCTGACCTTTGCTACAACTCATGGGAGCACATTTACGCTTACCCTGCCGGCGCCGAGGGCAGATCTAACCGCCGCAGAAGCTGAAGCCGCTATGGAATTGATTATCGCCAAAAATATGTTCGTTACCACCGGCGGTGAATTAATCGGGAAAAAAGATATAAAAATCACGGATTCAACAACCACGGATTTGTACGATCCACCACAGTATTAA
- a CDS encoding DUF1659 domain-containing protein, which produces MPIISSGVETEMVVRYQTGTTADGSPVFRQKTFSGLKMDVSDEDLYQAAATLFALLEYPLVSVTRNNRFDLAEE; this is translated from the coding sequence ATGCCTATTATTTCGTCAGGGGTGGAAACCGAGATGGTTGTCCGTTATCAGACCGGTACGACTGCCGACGGTTCCCCGGTATTCCGGCAAAAAACCTTTTCCGGACTGAAGATGGACGTGTCCGATGAGGATCTTTATCAAGCAGCAGCCACATTATTTGCTTTGCTGGAATACCCGTTGGTATCCGTTACCAGGAATAACCGCTTTGACCTGGCTGAGGAATAG
- the cas2 gene encoding CRISPR-associated endonuclease Cas2, producing MLVLITYDVNTQTAAGRKRLRQVAKQCVNYGQRVQNSVFECVLDAAKFREVQHKLEKIIDVEKDSLRFYLLGNNYKNKVEHIGAKASFDVEDTLII from the coding sequence ATTTTAGTGTTGATTACCTATGATGTAAATACGCAAACGGCAGCGGGGAGAAAGCGGTTGCGTCAGGTCGCCAAGCAATGTGTGAACTATGGGCAGAGAGTTCAGAATTCGGTTTTTGAATGTGTGCTGGATGCGGCGAAATTCCGTGAAGTCCAACATAAGCTGGAGAAGATTATTGATGTGGAGAAGGATAGCTTGAGGTTTTATTTGTTGGGGAATAATTACAAGAATAAAGTTGAGCACATCGGTGCCAAGGCTTCTTTTGATGTTGAGGATACGCTGATTATTTAG